The genomic interval ACTGAATAATCTTGAATAAAGTCCTGCATCCACTGCTATCAGGGTTGAGTGGGAGCCTGTTTCTACAATTTTACCTTTTTCCATGACGAATATGGTATCCGAGTTTCTGACTGTGGAAAGTCTATGAGCTACTGTGATCTGGGTGATTCTTGAACACAAACCACTCTCTTCCTTCAGATTCATTGCTTTAATAGCATTTACTATAATTCTTTCGGACTCAGCATCGAGAGCACTTGTTGCTTCATCAAGGAGTAATATTGCTGGCTTCTTTATTAAGGTTCTGGCAATGACTATTCTTTGCTTTTGTCCTCCTGAAAGCTGACAACCTTTCTCTCCAACAACAGTGTTATATCCATTTGGTAGATTACTTATAAATTCATGTATATTAGCTTCTCTAGCAACCTCCACTATTTCACTTTCTGAAGCTCCACTGTTGCCATAGCAAATATTATCTCTAATTGAGCAGTTAAAAAGCAGTGGCTCTTGTTGTACCAGACCTATCCGTGTCCTTAACCATCTTAGATTATATTCCCTCAAGTCTTTCCCATCAATTAATACTTTTCCCACCACTGGATCATAAAATCTTAATAAAAGGCCCAAAACAGATGATTTTCCAGCGCCACTTGGTCCTACAAAAGCCACCTTAGATCCAGCTTCAATTTGTAAACTGAAATCGTCAAGAACAGTGACTGCAGGTCTCGAAGGGTAAGTgaattttacattttcaaattCGACAGTTCCTTTTATCCTCTCGGCTTGGGAATCATCCAGTATATCTGGTATATCTGGTTCAATTTCAGTTTTACGGTCAAGGGTTTTGAATGCTGGGGTTAGTATATTGATGGCAGTGATGACAGTTGGGATCAGTGTGTATAATTCAGTGATAGAAGGAACTGTGAGAGAAAAAATTTGGTATGATCTTATTCCGTTTTCAAAGGTAGCTTGACGTCTGTCAACCAGAATTGTAGTGTACCACAAAGCAACAGCGTGTGCAATGTTCCACAAGCAAAGGGAGAAGCCTTGAATGATGCCATATTTGATACTTTCTTTCCTGTACTTTTTCTTTGGAAtgtccaaaaatattttggctTTCTTCAGTACTTGTTCTTCATGACAAAATGATGCAATAGTCCTTATGTTGGTGGTGGACTCAGATGCAAGAGCAACAAGCTCTGAATGTGAAGCAGAGTAGTCACCTGAAAATCCTTTGGCTGACTTGGCTTGAATGAGACCACCTATGAAGTGGCAAGGCATCACAGCCCATGCTACCAAACCCATTCTCCAGTTGACAGCCATGCTAACAACTGTTGCTATAAGTATGGAGGATACACATTGCACAATGACGGACATGCGATCGGCAATTATGATTTTGACCAGGGAAGTATCGCTGATAATGCGTGAAGTTAATGAACCAACAGTGTTCTCTGATTTGTCAAACCAGCCTACTTCATTATGAATCACACCTGTACAAGTTTAAATGATTATTGACCAGTGTTTGTTAAATCATACTGGAGTTTTGCATATACGGTGAATTGTTAAGGCTCTTTAGCTCATGCCTAGAGTTTTTTCCTGTCTAGGAAAGAGAATTTAAATGAGTATGTAGAAATTCTAATAGGGAATATCCAATACCTGAATACAAAGCACTTCTGAAATTCGCCATTGCCTTTTCTCCAACCATTCCAAAGAAATAATGTTGGAAGGTGTGGCTAAATAATGAAAGCAACCCTATTCCAGAGAAGATGGCTGAGAATAGTCCAACTTTTTGTATTGCATCTTCTTTGAAGTATGCTACTCCAATGGTGATGATGTAGAACCCAAAAAACGGCTTTGAGATGCCAGAGAAAGCTGCAGCAAACGAGCCAATCACAATCTTCACCAGCTCCttctttttaaaatcaaaccaaattcTGAAAAATATACTTTCTTCTCTTATGTTCGTCTGGTTCTGATCCTTAAGTTCAGAGTGCTCTTTAAGATTTCTTTGGACCTCTCTCGGTATCTCTGGTAGTGGTCTAGTTTCATCAGTATTGTCTTCTTGGCGGACACTTTTATTTTTGGAAGTTGTAGTTCTGTCCATTAAACATTTAAATCTGGTTAGAGTTCTTCCTCAACACCCATTGGTTcaagattaaaatattaacatgaGGCAGATTGCGGCTAATTACCTTAGTTCAGGAACTGGTTCAGGGTTCTGCATGCTGAATAACGTACTGTAGAATTTGCTTGTGTCTAACAAACTCTGGTGTGTTCCTGTCTCTACAATTTGTCCATTCTCCACCACAGCAATCATATCTGCATTTACAACTGTTGAGAGCCTGTGTGCAATCAAGATGACAGTCCTTCCCTGCATAGCTGTTTCAAGGGCTTCTTGAACCAGCTTTTCCGACTCTGAGTCAAGGGCACTTGTGGCCTCGTCAAGCAAAAGAATTGGAGGATTTTTCAGAATGGCTCTTGCAATTGCAATTCTCTGTTTCTGACCTCCTGATACTTGGACTCCCCTTTGTCCTACCTGGCATGTCAAACACACATATTTGTAATTAATGTTATGAATGGGGGAAAAAAATTGTAGCCAGAAGACATGttttaaaaatacatcaaatttcagcTGAAAATAGGGCGGTTAAATTGGGTGGATAGGAAGATGAGGAAGCAAATCACTTCCCTTGCTCTTGTGGTAACTGATTGGCCGTTGATGTGTCATTAAACCATTTTttctttatgttatttttacatTTAAGAATAAGTAAATGTAAATCCCTATCCTAGACGGTATTGTTATGTTAGCTTCTTTTGTTAGGTGACTTGGAAATTGGGTTAGCGTGATTGAATATCAACTCAAACCAGCTAATATGAATACAACCCAAAAATCACGTTCTTTGGCCATCCTCTTGTCAAGTTCCTGTACCTGTCTCAACTGCAGCACTGGATACTTAAATCTTGgcaaatcaacataatattttgtttaagttTAGAATACTGTAATCTGCATAGAACCATCCTCTCTTTTAAGACAACTGCCAAAATTAAAGGTTGAAAGTTTCGTTTGCCAAACTACAAAATTGAGTGGAACTCTGATCCAAATAACCTTGAGATTTTGACATGTTTCTGATGTTAATTTTCATTTAGTTACATCTGTTACTTTCTTATCTTTATTTCTTCCTTAATTATACGGcattaaacaaaaaaagaaaaatcagaatATGATTAATGTATACAAATCCTATAAATTAATACAAAAGATAAAATCAGACAAGCCATAATTAAGGTAACAAAATTTACATTCTAGATTGAGTAGCTCACCTCAGTTAGGTACTGATTAGGAAGCTGTGATATGAAAGAGAGTGCATTGGACATCACTGCTGCCTTTCGAATCTCATCATCATTTGCATCCATTTTTCCGAGTTTCAAGTTATCCTTGATTGTGCCCGTAAAAAGAGATGGTTCTTGGTAAACAGCCCCTATATTACTCCGAAGGAACTTCAGATCAAGATCCTTGATATTATGACTGTCAATAAGAATTT from Cicer arietinum cultivar CDC Frontier isolate Library 1 chromosome 5, Cicar.CDCFrontier_v2.0, whole genome shotgun sequence carries:
- the LOC101496340 gene encoding ABC transporter B family member 14-like isoform X1: MPQLGHFTSSCATFLAGIVIAAISCWEVALLCLVVVPLILIIGAIYTKKMNTISTTKLYYHSEATSMIEQTISQIKTVYAFVGEGLAVKSFTENMDKQYVISKGEALVKGVGTGMLQTVSFCSWSLIIWVGAVVVKSGRAKGGDIITAVMSILFGAISITYAAPDMQIFNQAKAAGYEVFQVIQRKPLINNESKGKIPTKIKGYIELRDVYFSYPSRPEKSILQGLSLSIPAGKTVALVGSSGCGKSTVISLITRFYDPTKGEILIDSHNIKDLDLKFLRSNIGAVYQEPSLFTGTIKDNLKLGKMDANDDEIRKAAVMSNALSFISQLPNQYLTEVGQRGVQVSGGQKQRIAIARAILKNPPILLLDEATSALDSESEKLVQEALETAMQGRTVILIAHRLSTVVNADMIAVVENGQIVETGTHQSLLDTSKFYSTLFSMQNPEPVPELRTTTSKNKSVRQEDNTDETRPLPEIPREVQRNLKEHSELKDQNQTNIREESIFFRIWFDFKKKELVKIVIGSFAAAFSGISKPFFGFYIITIGVAYFKEDAIQKVGLFSAIFSGIGLLSLFSHTFQHYFFGMVGEKAMANFRSALYSGVIHNEVGWFDKSENTVGSLTSRIISDTSLVKIIIADRMSVIVQCVSSILIATVVSMAVNWRMGLVAWAVMPCHFIGGLIQAKSAKGFSGDYSASHSELVALASESTTNIRTIASFCHEEQVLKKAKIFLDIPKKKYRKESIKYGIIQGFSLCLWNIAHAVALWYTTILVDRRQATFENGIRSYQIFSLTVPSITELYTLIPTVITAINILTPAFKTLDRKTEIEPDIPDILDDSQAERIKGTVEFENVKFTYPSRPAVTVLDDFSLQIEAGSKVAFVGPSGAGKSSVLGLLLRFYDPVVGKVLIDGKDLREYNLRWLRTRIGLVQQEPLLFNCSIRDNICYGNSGASESEIVEVAREANIHEFISNLPNGYNTVVGEKGCQLSGGQKQRIVIARTLIKKPAILLLDEATSALDAESERIIVNAIKAMNLKEESGLCSRITQITVAHRLSTVRNSDTIFVMEKGKIVETGSHSTLIAVDAGLYSRLFSLQRFEETS
- the LOC101496340 gene encoding ABC transporter B family member 19-like isoform X2, yielding MAPPSRPKRVVQMEDNIEGEDEHDEMRKNVVRALPFFKLLSYADFVDWILMGLGTLGSIVHGMALPVGYLLLGKALNAFGNNIHDTNAMVHALKKVVPFVWYMAIATFPAGVLEIGCWMYASERQLSRLRLAYLKAVLSQEIGAFDTELTSGKVITGISKHMSVIQDATGEKLGHFTSSCATFLAGIVIAAISCWEVALLCLVVVPLILIIGAIYTKKMNTISTTKLYYHSEATSMIEQTISQIKTVYAFVGEGLAVKSFTENMDKQYVISKGEALVKGVGTGMLQTVSFCSWSLIIWVGAVVVKSGRAKGGDIITAVMSILFGAISITYAAPDMQIFNQAKAAGYEVFQVIQRKPLINNESKGKIPTKIKGYIELRDVYFSYPSRPEKSILQGLSLSIPAGKTVALVGSSGCGKSTVISLITRFYDPTKGEILIDSHNIKDLDLKFLRSNIGAVYQEPSLFTGTIKDNLKLGKMDANDDEIRKAAVMSNALSFISQLPNQYLTEVGQRGVQVSGGQKQRIAIARAILKNPPILLLDEATSALDSESEKLVQEALETAMQGRTVILIAHRLSTVVNADMIAVVENGQIVETGTHQSLLDTSKFYSTLFSMQNPEPVPELRTTTSKNKSVRQEDNTDETRPLPEIPREVQRNLKEHSELKDQNQTNIREESIFFRIWFDFKKKELVKIVIGSFAAAFSGISKPFFGFYIITIGVAYFKEDAIQKVGLFSAIFSGIGLLSLFSHTFQHYFFGMVGEKAMANFRSALYSGVIHNEVGWFDKSENTVGSLTSRIISDTSLVKIIIADRMSVIVQCVSSILIATVVSMAVNWRMGLVAWAVMPCHFIGGLIQAKSAKGFSGDYSASHSELVALASESTTNIRTIASFCHEEQVLKKAKIFLDIPKKKYRKESIKYGIIQGFSLCLWNIAHAVALWYTTILVDRRQATFENGIRSYQIFSLTVPSITELYTLIPTVITAINILTPAFKTLDRKTEIEPDIPDILDDSQAERIKGTVEFENVKFTYPSRPAVTVLDDFSLQIEAGSKVAFVGPSGAGKSSVLGLLLRFYDPVVGKVLIDGKDLREYNLRWLRTRIGLVQQEPLLFNCSIRDNICYGNSGASESEIVEVAREANIHEFISNLPNGYNTVVGEKGCQLSGGQKQRIVIARTLIKKPAILLLDEATSALDAESERIIVNAIKAMNLKEESGLCSRITQITVAHRLSTVRNSDTIFVMEKGKIVETGSHSTLIAVDAGLYSRLFSLQRFEETS